The Metabacillus schmidteae genome has a segment encoding these proteins:
- a CDS encoding spore gernimation protein GerPD, with protein MNFTVVNRNIEVGNIRVVGVASSSVFLIGDTQTISLSSVFDTPPESLIIGPLVPLAPQ; from the coding sequence ATGAATTTTACTGTCGTGAATCGGAATATAGAGGTTGGAAACATTCGTGTCGTTGGGGTAGCGAGTTCATCAGTTTTTCTAATTGGAGATACACAAACAATTTCACTATCCTCCGTCTTTGATACTCCACCTGAATCTCTAATTATTGGTCCGTTAGTACCATTGGCACCACAATGA
- a CDS encoding spore germination protein has translation MPAIVGPIKINHVGGGVVNFGDTFYLAPKSQSKSASGSGGGNTGDFHIVNNGINATNLIDPDVADQNMVANN, from the coding sequence ATGCCAGCAATTGTCGGTCCGATAAAAATTAATCATGTAGGTGGCGGAGTAGTTAATTTTGGTGACACGTTCTATCTGGCTCCAAAAAGCCAATCCAAATCTGCCTCAGGGTCTGGCGGTGGAAACACAGGAGATTTCCATATTGTTAATAATGGAATTAATGCAACAAATTTAATTGACCCTGATGTGGCTGATCAAAACATGGTTGCTAATAACTAA
- a CDS encoding spore germination protein GerPE: MINRQSNVTSAYVNSVGLSSVFQIGDSLQITPTTNVLAVQREEEKFFGYEGDTSMFQAFQEEIPQPIIYEPVITNFFHEIPRINVHSVNVTALSSSSVFHIGSTKDIIAEARVKHIRQLKNNNNGQ, translated from the coding sequence ATGATTAACCGTCAGTCAAATGTTACTTCAGCTTATGTAAATTCAGTTGGTCTAAGTTCTGTTTTCCAAATTGGTGATTCTCTGCAAATTACACCAACAACAAATGTCCTGGCTGTTCAGCGTGAAGAGGAAAAATTTTTCGGTTATGAGGGAGATACATCTATGTTCCAAGCCTTTCAGGAAGAAATTCCTCAGCCAATTATATATGAACCAGTTATAACAAACTTCTTCCATGAAATCCCAAGGATTAATGTTCATTCAGTAAATGTTACAGCTTTATCAAGTTCTTCTGTTTTCCATATTGGGTCAACAAAAGATATTATTGCCGAAGCGCGAGTCAAACATATTCGACAGTTAAAAAATAATAACAACGGACAATAG
- the gerPC gene encoding spore germination protein GerPC: protein MNYNDMINYLQQLHHYVQQQDKMIQQLNKQLTGLRTDIEKIKNQPVTNIERIEYKFDQLKVEQLDGVLNIGLNPTDPDQIDNFEVQQKGMNVNGGQQQLREKLLKQCTQDIHHFLSHDCVHYIHHAEKQYDLKLDEPHRQHIIADIRKQIDSRINYYLNAQPLSDQDSLENKKKEIFALVKKDVENSINHFLQHLPKDSYQ from the coding sequence ATGAACTATAACGATATGATTAATTATTTACAGCAACTTCATCATTATGTTCAGCAGCAAGACAAAATGATTCAACAACTTAACAAACAACTAACCGGTCTTCGGACTGACATAGAAAAAATAAAAAATCAACCTGTTACGAATATTGAAAGGATAGAATATAAATTTGATCAATTAAAAGTAGAACAGCTTGATGGAGTTTTAAATATCGGTCTAAATCCAACTGATCCTGATCAAATCGATAACTTTGAGGTTCAACAAAAAGGAATGAATGTTAATGGTGGTCAACAGCAGCTTCGCGAAAAACTGTTAAAACAATGCACACAAGATATTCACCATTTTTTAAGCCATGATTGTGTCCACTATATTCATCATGCCGAAAAACAATATGATTTAAAGCTTGATGAACCTCATCGTCAGCATATTATTGCAGATATTCGAAAACAAATTGATAGTCGAATAAACTATTACTTAAATGCTCAGCCTTTATCGGATCAAGATTCTCTCGAAAATAAGAAAAAAGAAATATTTGCTTTGGTGAAAAAGGATGTAGAAAATTCAATAAATCATTTCCTGCAACACTTGCCTAAAGATTCTTATCAATAA